Proteins co-encoded in one Nicotiana sylvestris chromosome 7, ASM39365v2, whole genome shotgun sequence genomic window:
- the LOC138872719 gene encoding uncharacterized protein has protein sequence MTANCVREAAREMLEVSKGVSGRHKGDWWWNGVVQDKVETKTAAYLKLVGSINKDERRANRERYKVTRKEAKLAVTEAKTVAFGRLYEEFEEKGKDTKLFRLAKARERKARDLDQVRYIKDKTVES, from the coding sequence ATGACGGCAAATTGTGTAAGGGAGGCAGCGAGAGAGATGTTAGAGGTCTCGAAGGGTGTCTCAGGCAGGCACAAAggcgactggtggtggaatggagTGGTTCAAGACAAAGTGGAAACGAAGACGGCAGCGTACCTGAAGTTAGTAGGGAGCATAAACAAGGATGAGAGGAGAGCGAACAGAGAGAGATATAAGGTAACCAGGAAAGAGGCGAAGTTGGCGGTTACGGAGGCTAAAACTGTTGCGTTTGGTCGTCTGTACGAAGAATTTGAGGAAAAAGGCAAGGATACGAAGTTATTTCGGCtggctaaggcgagagagaggaaggctagggacctggaccaagtgaggtACATCAAAGACAAGACGGTAGAGAGCTGA